A portion of the Limosilactobacillus reuteri genome contains these proteins:
- the gmk gene encoding guanylate kinase, with translation MANRGMLIVLSGPSGVGKGTVRKAIFDSNDNDFQYSISMTTRKPRPGEVNGVDYFFVSKEEFEHQIQTGGMLEYAKYVDNYYGTPLKYVNETLDSGKDVFLEIEVNGAMQVRSKCPDGVFIFLTPPDLDELKQRLIHRGTDSMEVINKRIHKAFGEIQMMQNYDYAVVNDEVPNAVEKIKDIIRTERLRVTRVMPRYLEMLGDAEK, from the coding sequence ATGGCAAATCGTGGAATGTTAATTGTTCTTTCAGGTCCTTCCGGGGTTGGGAAGGGAACTGTTCGAAAAGCTATCTTTGATTCAAATGATAATGATTTTCAATATTCAATTTCGATGACAACTCGAAAACCACGTCCTGGAGAAGTTAATGGTGTTGATTATTTCTTTGTAAGCAAAGAAGAGTTTGAACACCAAATTCAAACTGGTGGGATGTTGGAATATGCTAAGTATGTTGACAATTATTACGGTACCCCATTAAAATATGTTAATGAGACCTTGGATTCAGGGAAAGATGTTTTCCTTGAGATTGAAGTTAACGGAGCAATGCAAGTACGGTCTAAGTGCCCAGATGGCGTGTTTATTTTCTTAACCCCTCCTGATTTGGATGAATTAAAACAACGATTGATTCACCGGGGAACTGATAGTATGGAAGTCATTAATAAACGGATTCATAAAGCATTTGGCGAAATTCAAATGATGCAAAACTATGATTATGCAGTAGTTAATGACGAAGTACCAAATGCAGTTGAGAAGATTAAAGACATTATTCGTACTGAACGGCTTCGTGTTACCCGTGTAATGCCACGTTATCTTGAAATGTTAGGAGATGCCGAAAAATGA
- the recN gene encoding DNA repair protein RecN has product MLQELTIDNLAIIKHLTLTFADQMTVLTGETGAGKSIIIDAVGLLAGGRGSQEFIRRGEEKLSLQGQFAIPDDPEFDNLLESLGIDHEDGILIVSREIHRNGRNIIRINGQLINTAMLRQIGAGLVDIQGQNEHQQLMQPETHLGMLDQFAAKEVQPLLQNYQEEYQAYSKLKAAVNKKQANEQQWAQRLDMLRYQVNEIAEANLKENEEDELISERDRLEHFQQINNALQLAVTTFNEGDQAPVLDQVATVMDSINAIAEFDDAYDNLSKALNDAYYALQDVANEASQQLDMLEFDDERLAQIEQRLTTIGDLEHKYGDTLTDVLKYYDKIKKELDSMEAAADSSSDLEQRLAEAEDRIRETGRKLSQVRQKAAHELGKKVHQQLKELYMEKAEFEVHFANQSREQFTPTGIDQVEFYIRTNPGESMGPLAKIASGGELSRVMLALKTIFAQKEGVTSIIFDEVDTGVSGRVAQAIADKIRLIAQHSQVLCITHLPQVAAVAQHHFLIKKSVHDDRTTTRVTPLKENDRVEELARMLSGEKITQLTKEHAQELLNMAK; this is encoded by the coding sequence TTGTTACAAGAATTGACGATTGATAATTTAGCAATTATTAAGCACTTAACCTTAACTTTTGCTGACCAAATGACTGTTCTAACGGGGGAAACTGGTGCCGGAAAGTCAATTATTATTGATGCAGTCGGGTTGTTGGCCGGTGGTCGTGGGTCGCAGGAATTTATTCGCCGTGGAGAAGAAAAATTAAGTCTTCAAGGACAATTTGCGATTCCTGATGATCCTGAATTTGATAATCTACTTGAATCGCTAGGAATTGACCATGAAGATGGGATTTTAATTGTCTCTCGGGAAATTCATCGTAATGGTCGTAATATTATCCGGATCAATGGGCAACTGATTAACACGGCGATGCTTCGTCAAATCGGGGCGGGATTAGTTGATATTCAAGGACAAAATGAGCACCAGCAATTAATGCAGCCTGAGACTCATTTAGGAATGCTCGACCAATTTGCGGCTAAAGAGGTTCAGCCATTGCTTCAAAACTATCAGGAAGAGTATCAAGCTTATTCTAAACTCAAAGCTGCCGTAAATAAAAAACAAGCAAATGAACAACAATGGGCGCAGCGATTGGATATGCTTCGGTACCAAGTTAATGAAATTGCAGAAGCTAATCTAAAAGAAAATGAAGAAGATGAATTAATTAGTGAACGTGACCGGTTAGAACACTTTCAACAAATTAATAATGCCCTTCAACTAGCTGTGACGACCTTTAATGAAGGTGATCAGGCGCCAGTTTTAGATCAGGTTGCCACGGTGATGGATTCGATTAATGCAATTGCTGAATTTGATGATGCTTATGATAATCTTAGTAAGGCGCTTAATGATGCTTATTACGCTCTTCAAGATGTGGCAAATGAGGCTAGTCAGCAATTAGACATGCTTGAATTTGATGATGAACGGTTAGCTCAGATCGAGCAACGGCTAACTACTATCGGCGATCTTGAACATAAATATGGTGATACGTTGACAGACGTTTTGAAGTATTATGATAAGATCAAAAAAGAGCTCGATTCGATGGAAGCCGCGGCTGATTCTAGCAGTGATCTAGAGCAACGGTTAGCAGAAGCTGAAGATAGGATTCGAGAGACCGGTCGTAAATTGAGCCAGGTAAGACAAAAAGCTGCTCATGAACTCGGTAAAAAAGTTCACCAGCAGCTTAAAGAGCTTTATATGGAAAAAGCAGAATTTGAAGTTCACTTTGCCAATCAAAGTCGGGAACAGTTTACACCGACGGGAATTGACCAGGTTGAATTTTATATTCGGACTAATCCAGGAGAATCGATGGGACCATTAGCAAAGATTGCTTCTGGTGGTGAATTATCACGGGTAATGTTGGCCTTGAAGACAATCTTTGCGCAAAAGGAAGGCGTTACTAGTATCATTTTTGATGAAGTTGATACTGGGGTGAGCGGACGAGTTGCCCAAGCGATTGCTGATAAGATTCGCTTGATTGCTCAACATTCGCAGGTACTATGTATCACGCATCTGCCACAAGTAGCAGCGGTTGCGCAACACCATTTTCTTATTAAGAAATCTGTCCATGATGACCGGACAACTACTCGAGTTACGCCATTGAAAGAAAACGATCGGGTTGAAGAACTTGCGCGAATGCTATCGGGTGAAAAGATTACCCAATTGACAAAAGAGCATGCGCAAGAATTGCTTAATATGGCAAAGTAA
- a CDS encoding arginine repressor: protein MKKAERQQKIREIITNESIERQEDLVARLREMGLTVTQATISRDIKEMQLIKIPADNGGYRYGLPAYHHQGHENQLAQTLQDSLEQLKRNDCFLALTVHPGNGPVVATLIRKMDFPTVFTTIGDDGNVLVVCMSPEAAIKLEEKLNAMLD from the coding sequence ATGAAAAAAGCAGAACGACAACAAAAAATTCGGGAAATCATTACTAATGAGAGCATTGAGCGACAAGAAGATCTTGTTGCGCGCCTGCGTGAAATGGGATTGACAGTTACTCAAGCGACTATTTCGCGCGACATTAAAGAAATGCAATTGATAAAGATTCCTGCTGATAACGGGGGCTATCGTTATGGCTTGCCAGCATATCATCACCAAGGACATGAAAACCAATTAGCACAAACACTTCAAGACAGTTTGGAACAATTAAAACGTAATGACTGTTTTTTAGCGTTAACGGTTCATCCCGGGAATGGCCCGGTAGTAGCTACCTTAATTCGCAAAATGGATTTTCCAACGGTTTTCACAACAATTGGTGATGATGGAAATGTCCTTGTAGTTTGTATGTCTCCAGAAGCAGCAATTAAATTAGAAGAAAAGCTTAATGCAATGCTCGACTAG
- a CDS encoding TlyA family RNA methyltransferase, which translates to MKKERVDVLLVQQGLFDSREQAKRAVMAGEILGKNNERLDKPGQKIPITTTLHMKGHKMPYVSRGGLKLAKALKVFDISVKDKTVLDIGSSTGGFTDVMLQNGAKLSYALDVGTNQLVWQLREDPRVVVMEQTNFRYSKLADFTSGQPEFASIDVSFISLRLILPPLAQILKMGGEVVALIKPQFEAGKEHVGKNGIIHDYKVHRAVLEEVLTFAREDHFDILGLDYSPIKGGQGNMEFLVHLRLSENPGIVAEEVNIDKVIAAADDDLNHKE; encoded by the coding sequence ATGAAAAAAGAACGTGTAGATGTATTATTAGTCCAACAAGGGCTGTTTGACTCTCGCGAACAAGCAAAGCGGGCAGTGATGGCAGGAGAAATTCTTGGCAAAAATAATGAACGATTAGATAAACCAGGACAAAAAATTCCAATTACCACAACCCTTCACATGAAAGGTCATAAAATGCCATACGTTAGCCGGGGCGGCTTGAAGTTAGCGAAGGCATTAAAGGTTTTTGATATTTCAGTTAAGGATAAGACGGTTTTAGATATTGGTTCATCAACTGGTGGCTTTACTGATGTAATGTTACAAAATGGGGCAAAGTTAAGTTACGCTCTTGATGTCGGGACTAATCAGTTAGTTTGGCAATTACGGGAGGATCCCCGGGTAGTTGTTATGGAGCAGACTAATTTTCGTTACAGCAAGTTAGCAGATTTTACCAGTGGCCAACCAGAATTTGCTTCGATTGATGTTTCGTTTATTTCCCTTCGTTTGATCTTGCCACCCTTGGCACAGATACTGAAAATGGGTGGTGAAGTAGTAGCGCTGATTAAGCCGCAATTCGAAGCGGGCAAAGAGCATGTTGGCAAAAATGGGATCATTCATGATTATAAAGTTCACCGGGCCGTTTTGGAAGAAGTACTGACTTTTGCCCGTGAAGATCATTTCGACATCCTTGGATTAGACTATTCACCAATCAAAGGGGGACAAGGAAATATGGAATTTTTAGTTCATTTGCGCCTAAGTGAAAATCCTGGAATCGTTGCCGAAGAAGTAAATATCGATAAGGTTATTGCAGCCGCGGATGATGATTTGAATCATAAGGAATAA
- a CDS encoding polyprenyl synthetase family protein produces MSTPLPILKEQIENYLSKSLAADVDQATLRDAMNYSLMAGGKRLRPALTLATIEMLGGTLNDDLLRAASALELLHTYSLIHDDLPAMDNDDLRRGKPTNHCKFGAGMATLAGDGLLTLAFQWVADNHLPANVRSQLTLELAKAAGPSGMVAGQARDIEGEHQHLTLNQLRYLHRQKTGELICYAVLAGGIMMDQSAEIKQELAAFGENYGLAFQIYDDLMDVLSTTEAMGKAVHKDADEQKNTYPGLLGVDGAKEQLQIALTAASQNQKNLEKLTGKSFAGYDDFLAYFK; encoded by the coding sequence ATGAGTACACCATTGCCGATTTTAAAAGAACAGATTGAAAACTATCTCAGCAAGTCACTGGCCGCAGATGTTGATCAGGCAACTTTAAGGGATGCCATGAATTATTCCCTAATGGCTGGGGGCAAACGGTTGCGTCCAGCATTGACGCTTGCAACGATTGAGATGCTGGGTGGCACGCTTAATGATGATCTGCTACGTGCGGCTTCTGCATTGGAATTGCTTCATACATATTCATTAATCCACGATGATCTTCCGGCGATGGATAATGATGATCTACGCCGCGGAAAACCAACTAATCACTGCAAATTTGGAGCGGGAATGGCAACTTTAGCAGGGGATGGATTATTGACGTTGGCCTTTCAGTGGGTTGCCGATAATCACCTTCCAGCTAATGTTCGGAGCCAATTAACCCTTGAACTTGCAAAAGCCGCGGGACCGTCTGGAATGGTTGCTGGTCAGGCGCGGGATATTGAAGGCGAACACCAACATTTAACTTTAAACCAATTGAGATACTTGCACCGTCAAAAAACGGGGGAATTGATTTGCTATGCTGTTTTGGCAGGTGGGATTATGATGGATCAATCTGCTGAAATTAAACAAGAGCTAGCAGCATTTGGTGAAAACTACGGGTTAGCATTTCAGATCTATGATGATTTAATGGATGTTCTCAGTACTACTGAAGCGATGGGAAAAGCCGTTCATAAAGATGCTGATGAACAAAAAAATACTTATCCAGGATTGCTCGGTGTAGATGGCGCAAAGGAACAGTTACAGATAGCTTTAACGGCTGCTAGCCAAAATCAAAAGAATCTTGAAAAGCTTACTGGTAAGTCATTTGCTGGTTATGATGACTTTTTAGCATATTTTAAATAA
- a CDS encoding exodeoxyribonuclease VII small subunit gives MATAKPTFEEQLAQLQQIVNHLEQGNVPLEEALQQFQEGIKLSRELQTKLTNAEKTLGHLIDDNGDEKVYEKQTDDPSNNGGGNRGFGSSDEQ, from the coding sequence ATGGCAACAGCAAAACCAACATTTGAAGAACAATTAGCACAATTACAACAGATCGTTAATCACCTTGAACAGGGAAATGTGCCACTAGAAGAAGCCCTTCAACAGTTTCAAGAAGGAATCAAGCTTTCTAGGGAATTACAAACTAAACTAACAAATGCTGAAAAAACGCTTGGTCATTTAATTGACGATAATGGCGATGAAAAAGTCTACGAAAAACAAACCGATGACCCAAGCAACAATGGCGGTGGTAACCGTGGATTTGGTAGCTCTGATGAACAATAA
- the xseA gene encoding exodeoxyribonuclease VII large subunit: MDRSQYLTVSELTKYLKMKFDRDPYLHTVYLTGELSNFRLRQKHQYFSLKDDNAVIDAVMFEHQFRKIKFTPEQGMKVCVVGHVSLYEKSGRYQIYIDRMEPDGLGSLYLAFEQLKKKLSAEGLFNLPKKQVPMFPKRIAVVTSIDGAVIRDINTTVRRRYPIAQVVLYPTVVQGDKAAADIARQINRANDRGDFDILIIGRGGGSMEDLWPFNEEVVARAIANSKIPVISSVGHETDTTIADLVADQRAATPTAAAELATPVKLNDVLLTLKDDQNRLLNTMRTKINFDRQQLNKQLQSYIFQQPERLYENYAQKVDQLTQQLGQAAQNKMQDMRINVERLSGRLTAASPLHRVQQQEQLVNQLQKQLVTASLANQNEKKQQVTTLIKQLDSLSPLKIMSRGYTYVTSDEKIVNHASQLTVGQNVHLHFDDGEVQAEIKKVKEH, from the coding sequence ATGGATAGAAGCCAGTATTTAACAGTTAGTGAACTAACTAAGTATTTGAAAATGAAGTTTGATCGGGATCCTTACTTACATACGGTTTATTTAACTGGCGAGCTTTCTAATTTTCGTTTACGGCAAAAGCATCAGTATTTTAGTTTAAAAGACGATAATGCCGTGATTGATGCTGTAATGTTTGAGCATCAATTTCGGAAAATTAAATTTACTCCTGAACAGGGGATGAAGGTTTGTGTAGTCGGTCATGTAAGCTTGTATGAAAAAAGTGGCCGTTACCAGATTTATATTGACCGGATGGAGCCAGATGGTCTGGGCTCTTTATACTTAGCGTTTGAGCAACTAAAAAAGAAGTTGAGTGCTGAAGGTCTATTTAATTTGCCTAAAAAACAGGTCCCAATGTTTCCGAAACGAATTGCAGTTGTTACTAGTATTGACGGGGCTGTTATCCGGGATATTAATACGACTGTTCGGCGACGCTATCCAATTGCCCAAGTTGTTTTATACCCCACTGTTGTTCAAGGAGATAAGGCAGCGGCTGATATTGCTAGGCAAATTAATCGTGCCAATGACCGTGGAGACTTTGATATCCTTATTATCGGTCGTGGTGGGGGATCAATGGAAGACTTATGGCCTTTTAATGAAGAAGTAGTTGCCCGTGCAATTGCCAATAGTAAAATTCCGGTAATTTCATCAGTTGGTCACGAGACAGATACAACAATTGCCGACCTCGTAGCTGATCAACGCGCAGCAACCCCAACTGCCGCCGCTGAATTAGCAACGCCGGTAAAATTAAACGATGTGTTATTGACGCTTAAAGATGATCAGAATCGTTTATTAAATACGATGCGAACCAAAATTAATTTTGACCGTCAACAATTGAATAAACAGCTGCAAAGCTATATTTTTCAGCAACCGGAAAGACTGTACGAAAATTATGCGCAAAAGGTTGACCAACTAACTCAACAGTTAGGTCAAGCAGCGCAAAATAAAATGCAAGACATGCGGATAAATGTGGAAAGATTAAGCGGGCGTTTAACGGCGGCTTCTCCACTGCACCGGGTTCAACAACAAGAACAGTTAGTTAATCAGCTGCAAAAACAATTAGTTACAGCCTCCCTTGCCAACCAAAATGAAAAGAAGCAACAAGTGACGACTCTTATTAAACAATTAGATTCACTGAGTCCCCTTAAAATTATGAGTCGGGGATATACGTATGTAACGAGTGATGAAAAGATTGTTAATCATGCCAGTCAATTAACGGTTGGGCAAAATGTTCACCTGCATTTTGATGACGGGGAGGTTCAAGCAGAAATAAAAAAGGTAAAGGAGCACTAA
- a CDS encoding bifunctional 5,10-methylenetetrahydrofolate dehydrogenase/5,10-methenyltetrahydrofolate cyclohydrolase: protein MTTIIDGKALAKKINAQTKELVAQLKEKQNIIPGIAVVIAGDDAASLIYTRNKHNKAIKLGINSVLKKFPADVSQDELLAEIEKLNNDDTIDAILVQQPLPPQLDPEVITNAILPAKDVDGLNPLNLGKLFANQHGNYPVACTPRGIMRMLAEYNIDLQGKNAVIVGRSILVGKPLLALLNNANATVTMAGRSTSDLSALTKTADILIVATGVPNLIKATDVKSGAVVIDVGINRLSDGKLTGDVDFAAVKAKAQAITPVPGGVGPMTIATLMEQTVDLAQWRHHG, encoded by the coding sequence GTGACGACAATTATTGATGGCAAGGCCCTTGCTAAAAAGATCAACGCCCAGACGAAAGAACTAGTAGCACAGTTAAAAGAAAAACAAAATATAATCCCGGGAATTGCAGTCGTGATTGCTGGTGATGATGCAGCGAGCTTAATCTATACCCGAAACAAGCATAATAAGGCTATTAAGTTAGGGATCAATTCAGTTTTAAAAAAATTTCCTGCTGATGTTAGCCAAGATGAGCTGCTTGCCGAAATTGAAAAGCTGAATAATGATGACACAATTGATGCCATTCTCGTTCAACAACCTCTTCCTCCTCAATTGGATCCAGAAGTAATCACCAATGCTATATTGCCAGCTAAGGATGTTGATGGCCTTAATCCTCTAAACTTAGGGAAATTATTTGCTAATCAGCATGGTAATTATCCCGTGGCTTGTACACCTCGCGGAATTATGCGGATGTTAGCAGAATACAATATTGATTTACAAGGAAAAAATGCGGTTATTGTTGGCCGGAGTATTTTAGTTGGCAAGCCTCTTTTAGCTCTTTTAAATAACGCTAACGCAACTGTGACAATGGCTGGAAGAAGTACTAGTGACCTTTCTGCTTTAACGAAAACAGCAGATATCTTGATTGTAGCTACTGGTGTGCCTAACCTTATCAAGGCGACAGATGTGAAATCAGGAGCAGTAGTAATCGATGTGGGAATTAATCGTTTAAGCGATGGTAAATTGACGGGGGATGTTGACTTTGCAGCGGTAAAGGCAAAAGCTCAGGCAATCACTCCTGTTCCAGGTGGCGTAGGACCGATGACGATTGCAACTTTGATGGAACAAACAGTTGATTTAGCGCAGTGGAGGCACCATGGATAG